From a single Musa acuminata AAA Group cultivar baxijiao unplaced genomic scaffold, Cavendish_Baxijiao_AAA HiC_scaffold_1078, whole genome shotgun sequence genomic region:
- the LOC135666291 gene encoding uncharacterized protein LOC135666291, translated as MAKETHIARFQTIKNACDRLRCCSQNESSEDVRSWRRRRRTTSPSSKPSRTPAIASVVAGLVFGVVGARKDDKEEEEVEGEAEMDGDESTPPLLLATLGPRAPAPGDCYCCKSWTN; from the exons ATGGCGAAGGAGACCCACATCGCCCGGTTCCAAACCATCAAGAACGCCTGCGATCGCCTCCGTTGTTGCAG CCAAAACGAGAGCTCTGAAGACGTCCGTTCATGGCGAAGGCGAAGGCGAACCACATCACCCAGTTCCAAACCATCAAGAACGCCTGCGATCGCCTCCGTTGTTGCAG GTCTGGTGTTCGGCGTCGTCGGAGCAAGGAAAgatgacaaagaagaagaagaagttgaggGGGAGGCGGAAATGGATGGCGACGAATCGACGCCGCCGCTGTTGCTTGCAACATTGGGACCCCGAGCGCCAGCGCCCG GGGATTGCTATTGCTGTAAAAGCTGGACTAACTAA
- the LOC135666292 gene encoding probable ethylene response sensor 1, producing the protein MEGCDCIEPQWPADELLVKYQYISDFFIALAYFSIPLELIYFVKKSSFFPYRWVLIQFGAFIVLCGATHMINLWTFTMHSRTVALVMTVAKISTAVVSCATALMLVHIIPDLLSVKTRELFLKNKAEELDREMGIIRTQEETGRHVRMLTHEIRSTLDRHTILKTTLVELGRTLDLAECALWMPSRSGLNLQLSHTLHHQMPLGSVVSINLPVVNQVFSSNRAVRIPHTCPLARIRPQTGRYVPPEVVAVRVPLLHLSNFQINDWPELSAKSYAIMVLMLPSDSARKWHIHELELVEVVADQVAVALSHAAILEESMRARDLLMEQNVALDSARREAEMAIRARNDFLAVMNHEMRTPMHAVIALSSLLLETELTPEQRLMIETVLKSSNLLAALINDVLDLSKLEDGSFELEIANFNLHAVFREVINLIKPIAAVKKLSVSVTLAPDLPLCAVGDEKRLMQTILNVAGNAVKFTKEGHISITASVARSDSSRDPRAPEFSPVTSDRHFDLRVQIKDSGCGISPQDLPHIFTKFAHSRNSANKASNGSGLGLAICRRFVNLMEGQMWLESEGIGKGCTATFIVKLGICDPSGNLQQILQTTPSHGDANLPGPRAKFDDENGKFTPMMRYQRSV; encoded by the exons ATGGAGGGTTGTGACTGCATCGAGCCGCAATGGCCTGCTGATGAACTTCTAGTGAAGTATCAATATATATCAGACTTCTTTATAGCCCTTGCCTATTTCTCCATTCCTCTCGAGCTCATTTACTTCGTGAAGAAGTCTTCATTCTTCCCATACAGATGGGTGTTGATACAATTCGGTGCCTTCATTGTTCTTTGTGGAGCAACACATATGATAAATCTCTGGACATTCACCATGCACTCACGAACAGTTGCATTGGTGATGACTGTTGCGAAAATCTCAACTGCTGTTGTATCATGTGCTACAGCTTTGATGCTTGTTCACATAATTCCTGACTTGTTAAGTGTTAAGACAAGGGAGTTGTTTCTGAAGAATAAGGCAGAGGAACTTGATAGGGAGATGGGTATTATACGTACGCAAGAAGAAACAGGGCGACATGTCAGGATGCTTACGCATGAAATCAGAAGTACACTTGACAGGCACACAATATTAAAGACAACCCTGGTTGAACTAGGGAGGACTCTGGATTTGGCAGAATGTGCACTTTGGATGCCATCAAGGAGTGGTCTTAATCTCCAGCTCTCACATACTTTGCACCACCAAATGCCCCTCGGATCTGTTGTGTCCATCAACCTTCCTGTAGTCAATCAAGTCTTCAGTAGTAACCGTGCTGTAAGAATCCCACATACGTGTCCATTAGCAAGGATTCGGCCTCAAACTGGAAGATATGTGCCACCGGAAGTTGTTGCTGTCCGAGTTCCACTATTACATCTTTCAAATTTCCAAATAAATGATTGGCCTGAGCTTTCTGCCAAAAGCTATGCCATTATGGTTCTAATGCTCCCTTCAGACAGTGCAAGAAAATGGCACATACATGAACTGGAGCTTGTTGAGGTGGTCGCTGATCAG GTAGCAGTTGCACTTTCGCATGCTGCCATTTTAGAAGAGTCAATGCGGGCACGTGACTTACTTATGGAGCAAAATGTTGCTCTAGATTCCGCTCGTCGGGAGGCCGAGATGGCTATCCGTGCTCGCAATGATTTTCTAGCTGTCATGAACCATGAAATGCGGACTCCAATGCATGCAGTTATAGCTCTATCATCCCTGCTTCTGGAAACTGAGCTAACTCCTGAACAACGACTGATGATAGAAACTGTGTTAAAAAGTAGCAATCTGCTGGCAGCACTTAtcaatgatgttttggatctttCTAAGCTGGAAGATGGGAGCTTTGAGTTGGAGATTGCAAATTTCAACCTTCATGCCGTTTTCAGAGAG GTCATAAATTTGATAAAACCGATAGCTGCTGTAAAGAAGCTCTCTGTGTCTGTGACATTGGCGCCCGACTTGCCCTTATGTGCCGTTGGTGATGAAAAACGGCTTATGCAAACAATACTAAATGTTGCTGGCAATGCTGTCAAGTTTACGAAGGAGGGCCATATATCAATCACAGCATCTGTTGCCAGATCAGATTCATCAAGAGACCCTCGGGCTCCTGAATTCTCTCCAGTTACCAGTGATCGGCATTTCGATTTGCGTGTACAG ATCAAGGATAGTGGATGTGGAATCAGTCCTCAAGATTTACCACACATCTTTACTAAGTTTGCACACTCCCGCAACAGTGCAAACAAAGCCTCCAATGGCAGTGGGCTCGGCCTTGCTATTTGTAGGAG GTTTGTGAACCTCATGGAAGGACAGATGTGGCTTGAAAGTGAAGGCATAGGGAAAGGTTGCACTGCCACATTCATCGTCAAACTTGGTATTTGTGATCCAAGCGGAAATCTGCAACAAATTTTGCAGACTACACCAAGTCATGGAGATGCAAATCTTCCTGGCCCAAGAGCTAAATTCGATGATGAGAATGGGAAATTTACTCCTATGATGCGTTACCAAAGAAGTGTATAA